TTGATTTTTATTCCATTTCGATAAATTTCTGCGACAAAGACATTGCGAGGGCCGTACATCTGTTGCAATTTTTTTAGAAATGGATTAAAGGGTATTTGAAAAGTATTAGATATTTTGCTTAATTCCCGTAGTCCTAAGAAAGTTGATTTAGGGAGATATCAAACTATTTGGTGTATCATTTGTGACTTTTCAAATATCCTTTCAATTTTAAAGTAAATAAAAATTTAAACATTGACACTTATTGATTTTATATTCTTAATCATTAAAATATTTCAGTATTTTTACTTAAATAATATCTTCATCATTACCTTATTTTCTTTACCATTTTTGCCTCGAAAGCTCCCTAAAGACCACAGTGGTTCCCCTTGAAAAACTATGTATTAGTCAGATATTTCTTAATATTTACAAGGGCGATCGCTCCTACAAGTCCCAAAGCCTTAAACTACATTGTATATTCTCAATAGCAATAAGCTTTTTTCGCAAAAATAATGACTAGTTTACCAATTTAGCAAGAAATTCAAGTATTGTAAGCCATGTAAAACAATGCTTTGAATATTGCTAATACAAAATGTCACTAATAAATCAAATGGTCTTGAACTTGCTCTTTATTAAGTGGCTTTAGAGAGATTTAAGCCTTAAATGAAGTTGATTTAATTATTGGCAATTTTTCAAAAAAAATGACTGGAGAATTTTAATATTCCCCGTCTAATTACTGATTTTATATTAAATGTAACTATAAAACTCCTATTTGATTTTTTGACAAGACTCAGTGCGGATCTATCCCTTCTTTCCTATTCCCCATTCCCTGCCCACGCAAGTAAATATAGCTACGCCACGCTGCGCGAACAGGAATCAAACCGAATTCCTATATTTTGATGAAATTATTCGTAAATTCCCGTTAAAGATAGTAAATTACGAATTTCTTCACGCACACTCATGAGAGTTTTACCGAGATGGTTAAGACCTGCTTTATTAGCACCACAGCCCCAAAAAGAATCGGTTGGGGAGTTTTCAACCAAAAGCTCATCGCCTGTCTTCAGCAGAACTTCTCTAATATCAGCATGAGTGAGAAACTTTTTGAGTACAGCTTCTCGCATAATTTGCGTTTTGACTAAATCCCAGTCTCGACGGAGTTGGCGAGTGCTACATCTTCCCAAGGCGGCAGCTTCTTCTGGGGTGGCGGCGGCATGGATGAGGGGTATAATTGCCGCATCTTTGCTGCCAACAAACTTTTGTGCTTGATAATAATGCTCAACAGTTGCCCAGTAAGTGTCCTGGATATGGATTCCGTGGGGAGAAAAGTTAGAAAAACAGCCATAAGGCTGCCAAACCTTATAAAAGTAAATGGTCATTTGAAAATTACTCTTTCATATATAGCAATCCTATTTGATTTGTGAGAATTGCAACTCAAAACCGAACTTATCTAAATTCTGTCACTTCATCAAAGAAGGGAGTTGTTGCAGAGGTCAGTTTTCGCCCTAACCACTGCCTCTTACCTACTTCATCGGTAAGGTGAGGGTGAAAGCTGTTTGACCAAAAGCTGTTGAGTCAAGGGTGAGGTCGCCATGATGTGCCCTGGCAATTTCACGGGACAGGCTCAGTCCTAGTCCGATGCCTTCTATTTTGCGGGTTCGAGCCGGATCGCCGCGATAGAAGCGGTCAAAAATGCGTTCGCGTTCACTCACTGGAATATCTTTGGATGCATTGGCAATAGTGACATGGAGAGTTGTTTGAGTTTGATAAGTGCGAATCTGTATCCAGCCGTTGGCGAGATTGTATTTTATAGCATTACTGAACAGGTTTTGCAAAACTTGAATCAGAAGATCGCGATCGCTCTGTAAGCGTAGTCCATCAGTAAAGTCAGTTTTCACAGTCAAGTGGGGAGCCAGCATTTCCACATCTTCTAGCATCTCCAACAGCAACTCAGACATATCTACCTCAACCAAATACAAGCCCATTTTTCCCGCATCTGCCAGAGATAGCAGCAAAAGTTTCCGCATAATTCCACTCAAGCGGCGCACCTCATCTAATAGGTTACTTAAGCGCTGTTGTACTTCACTTCCAGGATCAACCTGTTGCAGCGTTCGTTCTATTTCGCCTTGCAAAATCGTCAGTGGGGTTTTCAGTTCATGAGCCGCATCACCACTAAAGCGGGAAGCTTGGGTAAAACTGCGTTCCAACCGTTCCAACATCAAGTTAAATACCTGAATCAACTCGACAAATTCAACATCAGTTGTGCCAATGGGAATCCGTTGATCTAGTCCTTTGACAGTCACCTGTTGAATAACGCCCGTTAATTGCCGGATGGGATGCAAAGCACCACCAGAAACTAACCATGCACCGATTGCAACTAGCAGTAGCGATCCGGGAATTGAAACCAGGAATATATTCCGAATGGTAGCCATCTCTTGATCGACGGCTTGCAGATTCACAGCAATGCCAACCTGAGCATTGGGAAATTTAGTTGCTCCAATTCGCCAAGCTGCTTTTGCTGTCTTTTCAGTGACAAATTTAGGTGGACGTGGACGAAGAAAGGGTGGCGGCCCAACAGATGGATTTCTATTTGAGGGTGGCGGTGGTTCTCTCTGCGGAGGTGATGGTAAAGGTATCAACTGAAGGCGCTTAAGCAGCAGGCGATTCACCTCAACGTCGGCAGGTAGGGAGTTAGATTGATAAAGTATGTTGCCGTTTGCATCAAGCACCAGTAGAGCAATGGGGGTTTTGGTATTGGTTCCGAAGGCATCAGATAAAGAGTCTTCGTAAAATTGCCATCGTGAGGGGCGGCTTTTTTTGCCCTGATTTTCAGGAGGTTCCCCCCGTGGTGGCATCGGAGTTGCCCGCATCAAGTGATTTAACAGTTCTGCATCAAGACGGCTGATTTTAGCATTGTAAATCTGAAACCAGGAGACTGCACCAAAACCGACTAATGTAGTTCCAGCTAAAGCCGCAGACAATAGGGCAATTCGGAGGCGAAAGGAAGGGAGTTTCATGAGCTAGACTCTGGTTTGCGAAACCGATATCCAACCCCTCGAATGCTTTCAATCCAGAC
The Nostoc punctiforme PCC 73102 genome window above contains:
- a CDS encoding ATP-binding protein encodes the protein MKLPSFRLRIALLSAALAGTTLVGFGAVSWFQIYNAKISRLDAELLNHLMRATPMPPRGEPPENQGKKSRPSRWQFYEDSLSDAFGTNTKTPIALLVLDANGNILYQSNSLPADVEVNRLLLKRLQLIPLPSPPQREPPPPSNRNPSVGPPPFLRPRPPKFVTEKTAKAAWRIGATKFPNAQVGIAVNLQAVDQEMATIRNIFLVSIPGSLLLVAIGAWLVSGGALHPIRQLTGVIQQVTVKGLDQRIPIGTTDVEFVELIQVFNLMLERLERSFTQASRFSGDAAHELKTPLTILQGEIERTLQQVDPGSEVQQRLSNLLDEVRRLSGIMRKLLLLSLADAGKMGLYLVEVDMSELLLEMLEDVEMLAPHLTVKTDFTDGLRLQSDRDLLIQVLQNLFSNAIKYNLANGWIQIRTYQTQTTLHVTIANASKDIPVSERERIFDRFYRGDPARTRKIEGIGLGLSLSREIARAHHGDLTLDSTAFGQTAFTLTLPMK
- a CDS encoding N-glycosidase, which produces MTIYFYKVWQPYGCFSNFSPHGIHIQDTYWATVEHYYQAQKFVGSKDAAIIPLIHAAATPEEAAALGRCSTRQLRRDWDLVKTQIMREAVLKKFLTHADIREVLLKTGDELLVENSPTDSFWGCGANKAGLNHLGKTLMSVREEIRNLLSLTGIYE